One genomic window of Punica granatum isolate Tunisia-2019 chromosome 1, ASM765513v2, whole genome shotgun sequence includes the following:
- the LOC116188695 gene encoding uncharacterized protein LOC116188695, which produces MLLKPANSVPSSLVRIGSTIRWHYPFSLETNHLFSLVVCFFHSGYHSIELFLPTRRSGDGKWSLQVRNLNTGRGTLVSFTKPFTFVMLGLVCLNLFVPPSWVVHHLPPTLSCEEGSRVAELYGWYERNRLAGLSVTSNYDSIASGGSSKGADSVSLCLWQSGRSRLACFATPLMWMNDRSRDYGG; this is translated from the exons ATGCTATTAAAACCAGCCAACTCAGTCCCTTCATCTCTTGTTCGCATCGGTTCCACCATACGGTGGCATTATCCCTTTTCACTCGAAACCAATCATTTGTTTTCTCTGGTGGTCTGCTTTTTTCATTCAGGATACCATTCGATTGAGCTTTTTCTCCCAACCAGACGGTCTGGTGATGGGAAATGGAGCTTACAAGTCCGCAATCTTAACACAGG GAGAGGAACATTGGTTTCCTTTACCAAACCTTTTACTTTTGTCATGCTCGGCCTTGTCTGTTTGAACCTTTTCGTGCCCCCATCATGGGTGGTCCATCACTTGCCCCCCACTCTTAGCTGCGAGGAAGGCTCTAGAGTTGCTGAACTATACGGCTGGTATGAGCGAAATCGTCTTGCGGGGCTCTCTGTAACTTCAAATTATGACTCCATAGCTTCAGGCGGTTCCTCCAAGGGTGCTGACAGTG TATCGCTTTGTTTATGGCAAAGTGGCCGTTCGAGGCTAGCATGCTTCGCGACTCCCCTGATGTGGATGAACGACCGCAGCAGGGATTACGGAGGTTGA
- the LOC116197032 gene encoding tripeptidyl-peptidase 2-like, with protein MENYHRLVLMKERNPVSHQISNVVPPIKVEEDKGKVSSASTKSVAECLQEERDVESATEGSEFIGSDLFEENFKELKKWVDVNSPKYGILLVLR; from the exons ATGGAAAACTATCATCGGCTGGTCCTGATGAAGGAAAGGAACCCTGTGTCTCATCAGATATCTAATGTTGTGCCACCCATTAAG GTAGAGGAGGACAAGGGAAAAGTTTCATCTGCAAGTACCAAGTCAGTGGCAGAATGTTTACAAGAGGAG AGAGATGTGGAATCTGCAACTGAAGGCTCGGAATTCATTGGGTCGGATCTCTTTGAGGAGAACTTCAAAGAACTGAAGAAGTGGGTCGATGTGAATTCGCCCAAATATGGTATCCTCTTGGTCTTACGATAG